TCGCCATCGACACCAACCAGCGGGTCGTCCACGACACCGAACGGAACCTCCACGCCGTCATCCAGGGCGACGTCGTCTACTACTACTCGCTCGCCGGCACCTGGGAGGAGGTCGCCTGGCCGAAGATGGACATGAGCGGGTTCTCCGAGCTCGCTGAGGCAGAGTCGGAGTTCGACGGGGAGTGGGAGCCGGCGTCGAACGGGGCCGACGAGTGGGTGAGCGACCTCGATCCCGAGGACGAGGATAGCTGGGAGAGCATCTGACCGGCACGACGTCCGCCACGCATGTCCGGTCTCGCTACGTACGGTCCGGTTTGGGTACTGATCGAGGACGGTCGGATTCTCTACGCTCGGGGATCGTGAAATTCGAGGTCCGAGACCCGCGAGAAGCCGTCGTCACACGCGATCAGTTCGCCGCCGAGCGACCGGGCGACGCCGGCGATCAACGTGTCCGGGGCGGGGATCGGCTCGCCCCGGTCGAGCGCATTATCGCGTACTCCCCGCCACTGAAGAATTTATTGAGGGAAATAAACACAGGTACGCTTTTTACTCCTCACGCCCGCTCGTCGCAAAAGAGCGAGCACGATGGGATTCGAACCCATGACCATCGGATTAGAAGTCCGACGCTCTGTCCTAGCTGAGCTACGTGCCCTCGTCACCCGCTTCTCGCCGGGCGAAGAAAAACTGTCGGATACGAACCCGAGAACGCAAGCGATTAACACCGCCGCCGGTCTACTCGTTCCATGCGCGTCATCGGAACCGTGGGGCTGCCGGGCAGCGGCAAGGGCGAGGCCGCGAAGGTCGCTTCTTCCCTAAACATACCGGTCGTCACCATGGGAGACGTCGTCCGCGCCGAGACCGAATCCCGCGGGCTCGACCCCTACACCGACCACGGCTCGGTTGCGAAAGCCCTCCGCGAGGAGGAGGGCCCGGCCGCCATCGCCGCCCGCTCGCTCCCGATGGTCGAGTCCTCCCTCGAGAGCCACGACCGGGTGCTCGTCGACGGCCTCCGCTCCGGTACCGAGGTCGAGGCGTTCGAGGAGCGATTCGGCGACGAGTTCGTCCTCCTCTCGGTCGAAGCACCGTTCGAACTCCGGGCGGAACGGCTCTCCGGCCGGGGGAGAGACACGACCGAGGCGGACGGCGGCGAAGCGCTGCGAGAGCGCGACGAGCGCGAACGTGGCTTCGGGATGGACGAGGCGATGGACCGCGCGGACCTCCGGATCGAGAACACGACGAGTTTGGAGGCGTTCCGCGAGGCGATCCGCACGCTGCTCACGGAGGGACCGGAAGCGGTCGAGGACATGGCCGTCGCGGAGGGGGAGCGATGATCTACCGGATCGACGTGGGGATCACCGCGCCGGTGAAGGGGACCGAGATTCCGGAGCGGGTCGAGACCGCCGTCAGAAACGTCTTCCCGAACGCGACGCTCACCCGCGAGGCGGATCGGATCGTCGGCGAGACCCACTCGCTCGATCACTTCTCCGAACTGCTGCATCGCCAGGAGATCCTCGACACGGCGCGAAACGCGATGAGTTCCCGGCGATCGGGGCCGTACTTCTCCTTCTCGCTGAAGAAGGGGCCGGCGTTCGAGGGCGTCGTGAACTTCGCCGTCGGCGAGTCGAACGAACTCGGCGAGATCGACGTCGAGGTGCGAGTCGAGGAGCCGAGCGTCGAGGAGTTCGTCGACCACGTCGCCCCACCGACCGAGGACGGCCGGCCGATCACCGAGTGAGGGTCAGTCGGTCGCCCAGAGCACGCAGACGAGCGCGCTTCCGGCGAGCATCGAGGCCGCGAGCAGCGCGAACGCGAGGCGGAACCCGACGGCGTCGGCGAGCAGTCCCACGATCGCGGGCGAAACGGCCCCGGCCCCCATCAGGAGCGTCCTGACGACGCCGAGGCCGCCCCCGGTGAGCGACGGAGGGAGTAACGCGACGAGATAGGCGCTCCTGACCGGTCGGAAGCCGTGTGCGCCGAGACCGATCGCCACGACGACGATTGCTGCAGCGGCCGGGATCCCGGTCAGACCGGATGCGCCGAGCGAGAGGAGGGCGATGGCAGTCCCCGAGAGCCCGAGCGCGACGGCCATGATCGGAAGTCTCCCCACCCTGTCGCTCGCCTCGCCGGTGGCGAGCTGGGCCAGGCTCGCGGCGAACAGCGCGCTGTAGAGGATTCCAGCGGTCCCGACGGCGAGACCGACTTCGCTCGTGAGATAGAGCGGCAAGAACGCGACGACGCCGTTGTACGAAAAGGAGTAACAGAGCGTCACGAGGACGAACAGCGAGAAGCGCGAGTCGCCGAACGCGGTGAGGTACGGCCGGAGCCTGATCCGCTCGACCGTCGCACTCCCTTCGTCCGGGAGACGGTTCGGCGACCGTCGGACGAACGCGACGACGAGACCGATCCCGAACAGCCCGGCGGCGAGGAAGACGTACCGCCAGCCGGCACCCCCGAACGGGCCTGTGACCCCGAGCGCGAGGACGACGGCCGGCGGGGCGACGACCCCGCCGAACGTCCCGATCGTGTCGAGGACGCCGAGCGCCCGTCCCGTCCGAGCCGGATAGGTCCGCGAGAGCAGCCGCACCGCGACGGTCTTGTGTGCACCAGTTCCGGCTCCGATCACCACCATCGCCGCGACGAGGACGGGAAACGGCGACTCGACGACGAGGACGAACGCTCCGGCGACGGCGAGTAGCGCCCCACCGGCGATCACTCGAACCGAACCCACCCGGTCGGCGAGCGCCCCCGAGGGGAACTGCATGGTGGCGTACGCGAGCATGAACGCGGTGAACGCGGCGCCGATCGTCGCGTTCGAGACCGCGTAGGTCGCTTGCAGCGGCTCGAACAGCGGGGGGAAGGCGTAGCGGAGGAACTTCGCGAGGAACCAGAGCAGCGCGGTCAGGACGAGGACGTCGAAGCGCGCGAGGCTCCCGAGTCGAGGGGCGCGCACCTCAGCCGAACGGCCCCTTGCCCATCCCGCCGGCACCGCCACCGCCGCCCATCTGCTTCATCATCCGCTCCATGTCCATCCCGCCCTGGCCCATCCCCTGGAACTGCTTGAGCGTCCGCTCCATCATCTTGTGCTGGGTCAGGAGTTCGCGCACCAGCTCCTCGTCGGTGCCCGAGCCGCGTGCGATCCGGCGGACCTGGCTCTGACCGATCGAACGGGGGTTCTCCAGCTCCTCCTCGGTCATCGAGTCCATGACGAACTCGAAGCGGGTCATCCGTTCCTGGGTGACGTCCATCGCGTCGTCCGGGAGCTGGTCCATGATGCCGCCGCCCAGCCCGGGGATCATGTCGAGCACCTGATCGAGCGGCCCCATCCGGTTCATCGCCTGCATTTGGTGGCGCATGTCGTTCAGCGTGAAGCTCCCGGAGAGGAGGTCCTCGGGATCCCAGTCGTCCTCCTCCTCGGTCTCGACCATCGCCCGCTCGACGCGCTCGGCGAGCTGTTTCAGGTCGCCCATCCCCAGGAGTCTGGACATGAAGCCGTTGGGCTCGAACCGCTCGACGTCCTGGACCTCCTCGCCGGTCCCGAGGAAGGCGATCGACGCGCCGGTTTCGTTCGCCGCGGTGAGCGCCCCGCCACCTTTCGCCGTCCCGTCGAGTTTGGTGATGACGACGCCGTCGATGCCGATCGACTCGTCGAACTGTCGGGCCTGGTCCTTCGCGCCCTGTCCGATCGCCGCGTCGAGCACGAGCAGGTTTGTGTCCGGGTCGACCACCCGCTCGATCTCCTCGATCTCGTCGATTAGGTCCTCCTCGAGCGCGTGTCGACCCGCCGTGTCGACGATGTGGACGTCCGCCTCGGCGGTCTCCTCGAGCCCCCTGCGTGCGATCTCGACCGGATCGTCACCGTCGGGGTCGCCGTAGAACTCGACCTCGGCGCGCTCACACATCTGTTTCGCCTGGTCGTAGGCGCCCGGGCGGAACGTGTCGGTCTGGATCACGGCGGGGCGAAGTCCTTTCGTCGAGAACCACCAGGCCATCTTCGCCGCGCTCGTCGTCTTCCCCGAGCCCTGCAGCCCAGCGAGCAGGATCGTCTGCTCCTCTAGCGGGAGGTCGGTGCTCTCGCCGATCAGGTCGACGAGTTCCTCGTAGACGATCCGGAGGACGTGATCCCGGGCGGTCGTCCCCGCCGGGGGTTCCTCCTCGAGAGCGCGGGTCTTGATCGAGTCCGACAGCTCCATCACGAGCGAGACGTCGACGTCGGCCGCCAACAGCGAGCGCTGGATCTCCTTTACGATCTCGGCGACGTCCTCCTCGCTGAGCCGGGACTTCCCGCGGAGCCGATCGAGCGTTCCCCTGAGTGAGCTTCCGAGGTCGTCGAGTACCATTTGCTCGGGCTATGCGACCCGGTCGGGTAAGCCTTTCTCGCTCCCGAACGCTCATACCCGATCGTGTCGTGTGGTAGCTATGGTCGAGTTTCGGAACACCGAAGAGCCCGACGCCGACTGGTGGTCGGTGGTCTGGCCCGACCCCGGCGAGACCCTGCGGACGCTCGGAACCGACGGGCGTGCCTCGTTCCTCGACCTCTGCTGTGGCACGGGCCGGTTCACGCTCGCTGCGCCCGCGCTCGTCGACGGCCCAGTCTACGCCTACGACCTCGATCCGAACGCGCTCGAGGTGCTCTCGGAGCGGGCGGCAGACGAGAGGATAGAGATCGAGACGATCGAAGGCGACGCGATGGCCGTCTCCGAACTCGTAGAGCCGGTGGAGTACGTCCTCTTCGCGAACACGCTCCACGGCGTCCCCGAGAAGACGCTGCTCGCCGAACGGGTCCGCGAGGCGATCGTGCCGGGGGGTCGGTTCGTCGTGATCAACTGGATCGCCGCGAGCCCGGAGGAGACGCCGGTCCTCGGCGAGCCGCGAGGCCCGCCCGAGGAGCTCCGGATGACCCCGGCCGAGACGGTCGCGGCGGTCGAGCCCGCGGGATTCGAGGCCACGGAGACCGTCTCGGTATCGCCACACCACTACGCGGTCGTCTTCGAGCGGACGACTCCATCGGAACTATGATCGGTGGATACGTTCCAGTCGGCGTGCCGAACAGAGCGCGCGAGTGCACCACTACTCCGTATTCGAGCGGAACAGCCTCTACCTCCGTCAACGTGACGAGCTATGAACACCTCGGGCCCTCGAACGGCGACGCCCCTGTTACTGCGCGTTTCTGGCTTCTTCGACTTTCGCTTCCAGAAGTTGCTCTAACTCTGTAGTCGGTACCGTTTGGTCGTATCTGATCTGTATGGTCTCCTTCCCGGTTTTGTACCCGTTTTCTTCGAGCATTTCGCGGTCTTCACTCCGAAGCGCGTCTGCGCCGATGCCGAAAGTAGCGTGGTTCTTGAATGCGCTAAACCCGACGTGAGTGCCGTGAAATGTATAGAACGGAACGTTGTAGCTTATTCCTTCCTCCGCTTCTGGAACAGTCGAGTTGATCATCTCGCGGAGTTCTTCGAGCGTCGGACGCGCTCTTTCGTCCGCATTGGCAATGTACGAGTCGACGTCTGTTGGCTTTGACATTCCACCGTCACCGTGGTCCGTCTACGGGTCACTCCTTCTTAGTGAAATCGCCGAGTCCCAGCGATGACCGTCGTACTCCAGACTACCGGAAATCGACCGACCATCCACACCGGTGACTCGATCAAAAGCGCCTGTAAGACCGCCACCGACCTGTCGAAATCGAGTCGAAACACCACGAGAGGAGGTGTACACCCAAACCTCGAGGAAGCGATCGCATCCACCCGTTGGAACGTCTGTAGCTAACGATTCGGTGTATAAACCCTCCGTATCCCGCCCGTGGTTCTTCTCACCTGCGTAGAATTTCGATGGACCGAACTACGATACGGAGGATTCGACCGCACGCGGATCCCGACGACGGCTCGGAGGGCGATGCGAACCGTCGGAGCACTCCAGGACCGATGCATACCGAGAACCCGTTACCGCGGCAGGTCGCGGCTTCGATTCGATCTACCCGTCGCTCTCGTGCGGGTTCAGCAGGGTACCGTAGTTCTCGGCGTGCTCGGTGTACTCGATAAAGCGTGGCGCGTCGGGGTCGAACGGCCGCTGTAGCGACTCGAACGCCTTCTTCTTGTCCCAGCCTTGGAGCTTCCCGACCGCCGAGCGGTCCTCCAGGTCGTGGTAGTCGAGGTCGGGCTCGGTGAGCTCCCACGCCTCCAGTCCCTTCTCGCTCCGGACGATCACGCTCGAGTACTCGTCGCTCGATCCGACCGAGCCGACGGTGAGGTCGGCACAGTAGCCCGTGAAGTCCGCACACTCGTCACAGCCCTTCAGCGCGGCGTCGTGGAAGTGCTCGACGTCCTCCTCGAGGAGCAGTTCTCCCTCCCTGTCCTCGACCATCATCTTCCCGTGGAGGACGTCCATCTTCCCGATCTCGTCCGTACCGATCCCCCGCTTCTCCTCGAGTTGCTCCCCGATGAGCCTGTAGTAGTTGAAGTTCTTCGTACACATCAGCGCGATCGTGTACTCGATCGCACGGACCCCCTCTTCCTGGGAGCCGTACTCCCACTCGAAGTCCTGGAGCGCGCGGATCCCCTCGATCTCACACGGCGTGCCGACGACCGCGAGGCTCGCCTCCTCGATCGGTACGTCGAGCTTCTCCTCGTACCGCGAGAGGTCGAGGTGACCGAGCGCCATCGTCTGGTTGTAGATGGTCCCGGTGTTCTCGATCAGCTCCTCCTCGCTCGTCGCGAGGAACGCCTCGGCCTTCCAGGGCTCCTCGTCGCTCTCGGTCGCGATCAGCGCGCCGTCGATCTCGCCTTCCTCGAGCAGCCGGAGCAGGATCGCCGTGACGACGCCGCCGTCCTGTGAGCCCTCGCGCCAGCCCTCTCTCGTCCGCGCGGAGAACTCGGTGATCGGGTCGCCCGCGCCCTTCACGTTGTCCTCGCCGCCGGTGATCTTCCACTGTCGCTCGTAGCGCAGCCCGCCTCGGGGACAGAAGTCCCAGCAGAGCGAGCAGCCGGTGCACATCTTCACTAATTTGGGGAGATCGTCCTCGCCGATCCCGATCGAGTCGGAGGGACAGGCGGCGACGCAGGTGCCACACTGGATGCAGCGGCCGTCGTCGATCACCGCCTCCGCCAGCTCGAAGAACCAGGTCTTCTCCGCCGGTGTCTCGATCCCGTTCATCTCCGAGCGGATCGCGTGCGTCGGCGTGTCGAGGTCGACACCATCCGGAACCCCGACGCGCTCGGTCGGATCCGCCTCGGGATCGTCGACGTCCTGGCTGACGCCCGCCGCGGGCGGCGTGAACTCGATCCCGCCGAGCGAACCGTCCGAACCGACGTTCACGGGCGCGCTGCCCGCCCCGTCGGTGGCGACGCGCTCCGGGCTCGATCGTTCGCCACAGCTACAGCTGCCCGACTCACACGTTCCGCCACCGGAGCCGGGTGAACCGGACGGGCCGGCCGCACCGCCCGGGTCGGGTACGTGCGGAACCGCTTCGGGTCGCGTTCTCCCGCTCTCCTCGACGAGCTCCGGCGCGACGTCCGCCGGCGCCTCGGCTCCATCTCCCTCGCCGCGCTCGCGCCGATCGTCGCCGCGCCCGTCAGTCCCCATGAGCGACACCCCCGGAGACGTTCGCGTCCGCCCCGCGCGCGATCGTCCGCAGCCGGTCGTTCTCGACCCGGCGACACCACTCGTAGAAGCGCTCGTTTTCTCCCCGCTCCTCGGCGTAGATCCCGAACAGCGCTTCGAGGGCGGGAACGACCGCGTCGGCCGGCACGGCGGTCTCGACCCAGTCGAGGAACTCGTTGTCGAGTCCGAGGCTGCCGCCCAGCCCGAGGTCGACCCCCTCGACGATGTCGTCGCCGGCCGCTCGTCCCGTCTCCGCCGCGCCGCCGTCTTCCGCACCTGCCTCGGGCGATCGCGACGCCTCGGACTCCCCGGCGAGCACCTTCACCGTCTCCCCGCGGAAGCCGACGTCGGCGATCTGGGGCTGCGCGCAGGAGGCCGAACAGCCCGAGAGGTGCACTCTCACGACGTCGATCTCCTCCGGGAGGTCGATCGCCTCGTCGAGTCGCTCGGCCCACCGCCTGATCCGCCGCTTCGTCTCGATGATCCCGTAGTTGCAGAACTCGCTTCCCGTACAGCCGACCGCCCCACGGGTGAACGGCCCCGGATCGGGGCTGTACGCCGCGGCGAACGGCTCGGCGAGTAAGTCCTCGACGTCGTCCTCGGGGACGTGCGTGATCAGGAAGTTCTGGTCCGTCGCGAGCCGGACCGTCGTCTCTTCGGTCCCGTACCGGCGGGCCGCCTCGGCCGCCTCGACGAACTCCTCGCCACCCATCCGACCGGCGACGACGTTGAATCCGATATACGTCAGCCTCTCCTCGCGCTGGTCGTGGACGCCGACGTGGTCTCCCCGGTAGCCCTCGGTGAGGCCAGTTCCCCGGGTCGGCAGGTCGACCGTACAGCGGTCGCGAACCGCTTCCTCGAACCGGTCGGGTCCCATCTGTTCGACGAGGTAGCGCATCCGGCAGAGCCCGCGGTTGGTCCGCTCGCCGAGCTCCTTGAACGTCTGGGCGACAGCCCTGGTGAACTCGACTGCGTCCTCCGGACGGACGAAGACGTCGAGTTCGGATGCCATCCGTGGCCCGTCGGAGAGCCCGCCGCCGACGCGGGCGTGAAAGCCGTAGTGGGACTGCCCGTCGATCTCCCTCTCCGCGGGCACCAGGCCGACGTCGTTGATCTGTGACTGTGCGCAGTCCTCCGTACACCCGGTGATCGTCAG
This region of Halalkalicoccus sp. CGA53 genomic DNA includes:
- a CDS encoding Coenzyme F420 hydrogenase/dehydrogenase, beta subunit C-terminal domain, which gives rise to MGTDGRGDDRRERGEGDGAEAPADVAPELVEESGRTRPEAVPHVPDPGGAAGPSGSPGSGGGTCESGSCSCGERSSPERVATDGAGSAPVNVGSDGSLGGIEFTPPAAGVSQDVDDPEADPTERVGVPDGVDLDTPTHAIRSEMNGIETPAEKTWFFELAEAVIDDGRCIQCGTCVAACPSDSIGIGEDDLPKLVKMCTGCSLCWDFCPRGGLRYERQWKITGGEDNVKGAGDPITEFSARTREGWREGSQDGGVVTAILLRLLEEGEIDGALIATESDEEPWKAEAFLATSEEELIENTGTIYNQTMALGHLDLSRYEEKLDVPIEEASLAVVGTPCEIEGIRALQDFEWEYGSQEEGVRAIEYTIALMCTKNFNYYRLIGEQLEEKRGIGTDEIGKMDVLHGKMMVEDREGELLLEEDVEHFHDAALKGCDECADFTGYCADLTVGSVGSSDEYSSVIVRSEKGLEAWELTEPDLDYHDLEDRSAVGKLQGWDKKKAFESLQRPFDPDAPRFIEYTEHAENYGTLLNPHESDG
- a CDS encoding nitrite/sulfite reductase, with the translated sequence MNPVERYKREKHPLDLVEDVERYAEEGLSFEELEAREGGGAWERFKWAGMYAHGTHDDYFMLRTKVPGGHLTPEQATTIGEVAREFATAPDEHGGAAQNPVWGDAYLDITTRQDVQMHWIELEDVPEIWERYDEVGLTTIQGCGDSARNVLGCPAAGLSGREAFDAQPVVDAVSDFFTGNGEYANLPRKFKLTITGCTEDCAQSQINDVGLVPAEREIDGQSHYGFHARVGGGLSDGPRMASELDVFVRPEDAVEFTRAVAQTFKELGERTNRGLCRMRYLVEQMGPDRFEEAVRDRCTVDLPTRGTGLTEGYRGDHVGVHDQREERLTYIGFNVVAGRMGGEEFVEAAEAARRYGTEETTVRLATDQNFLITHVPEDDVEDLLAEPFAAAYSPDPGPFTRGAVGCTGSEFCNYGIIETKRRIRRWAERLDEAIDLPEEIDVVRVHLSGCSASCAQPQIADVGFRGETVKVLAGESEASRSPEAGAEDGGAAETGRAAGDDIVEGVDLGLGGSLGLDNEFLDWVETAVPADAVVPALEALFGIYAEERGENERFYEWCRRVENDRLRTIARGADANVSGGVAHGD
- a CDS encoding coaE operon protein, encoding MIYRIDVGITAPVKGTEIPERVETAVRNVFPNATLTREADRIVGETHSLDHFSELLHRQEILDTARNAMSSRRSGPYFSFSLKKGPAFEGVVNFAVGESNELGEIDVEVRVEEPSVEEFVDHVAPPTEDGRPITE
- a CDS encoding AAA family ATPase, whose protein sequence is MRVIGTVGLPGSGKGEAAKVASSLNIPVVTMGDVVRAETESRGLDPYTDHGSVAKALREEEGPAAIAARSLPMVESSLESHDRVLVDGLRSGTEVEAFEERFGDEFVLLSVEAPFELRAERLSGRGRDTTEADGGEALRERDERERGFGMDEAMDRADLRIENTTSLEAFREAIRTLLTEGPEAVEDMAVAEGER
- a CDS encoding signal recognition particle protein Srp54, with protein sequence MVLDDLGSSLRGTLDRLRGKSRLSEEDVAEIVKEIQRSLLAADVDVSLVMELSDSIKTRALEEEPPAGTTARDHVLRIVYEELVDLIGESTDLPLEEQTILLAGLQGSGKTTSAAKMAWWFSTKGLRPAVIQTDTFRPGAYDQAKQMCERAEVEFYGDPDGDDPVEIARRGLEETAEADVHIVDTAGRHALEEDLIDEIEEIERVVDPDTNLLVLDAAIGQGAKDQARQFDESIGIDGVVITKLDGTAKGGGALTAANETGASIAFLGTGEEVQDVERFEPNGFMSRLLGMGDLKQLAERVERAMVETEEEDDWDPEDLLSGSFTLNDMRHQMQAMNRMGPLDQVLDMIPGLGGGIMDQLPDDAMDVTQERMTRFEFVMDSMTEEELENPRSIGQSQVRRIARGSGTDEELVRELLTQHKMMERTLKQFQGMGQGGMDMERMMKQMGGGGGAGGMGKGPFG
- a CDS encoding iron chaperone codes for the protein MSKPTDVDSYIANADERARPTLEELREMINSTVPEAEEGISYNVPFYTFHGTHVGFSAFKNHATFGIGADALRSEDREMLEENGYKTGKETIQIRYDQTVPTTELEQLLEAKVEEARNAQ
- a CDS encoding MFS transporter, with protein sequence MRAPRLGSLARFDVLVLTALLWFLAKFLRYAFPPLFEPLQATYAVSNATIGAAFTAFMLAYATMQFPSGALADRVGSVRVIAGGALLAVAGAFVLVVESPFPVLVAAMVVIGAGTGAHKTVAVRLLSRTYPARTGRALGVLDTIGTFGGVVAPPAVVLALGVTGPFGGAGWRYVFLAAGLFGIGLVVAFVRRSPNRLPDEGSATVERIRLRPYLTAFGDSRFSLFVLVTLCYSFSYNGVVAFLPLYLTSEVGLAVGTAGILYSALFAASLAQLATGEASDRVGRLPIMAVALGLSGTAIALLSLGASGLTGIPAAAAIVVVAIGLGAHGFRPVRSAYLVALLPPSLTGGGLGVVRTLLMGAGAVSPAIVGLLADAVGFRLAFALLAASMLAGSALVCVLWATD
- a CDS encoding class I SAM-dependent methyltransferase → MVEFRNTEEPDADWWSVVWPDPGETLRTLGTDGRASFLDLCCGTGRFTLAAPALVDGPVYAYDLDPNALEVLSERAADERIEIETIEGDAMAVSELVEPVEYVLFANTLHGVPEKTLLAERVREAIVPGGRFVVINWIAASPEETPVLGEPRGPPEELRMTPAETVAAVEPAGFEATETVSVSPHHYAVVFERTTPSEL